Proteins co-encoded in one Dehalogenimonas sp. WBC-2 genomic window:
- a CDS encoding ribonucleotide reductase of class II (ribonucleotide reductase of class II (coenzyme B12-dependent)) has translation MVLEIVKEARPSLSPNAKRVLEKRYLRRNRKGEIIETPEGMFRRVAEAVASAELLYDDTTNVDAVAEEFYRVMADLEFLPNSPTLLNAGTEAGQLSSCFVLPVPDSVEETFDAVKYTALIHKSGGGIGFNVSHIRSKGSAVGEHPDAAGGPVALIHVFAGAADYIRQGGVRRGCNSVVLAVDHPDILDFINSKNNPLALTNFYNSVSVTDDFMTKVKEGKDYPLIDPYTGRVAGYLNAREVLNHIVDQAWHTGDPGLVFTDRINRDNPTPQLGRLETITGCGEQALLDYESCNLGSINLVKMIKPTDDGLEIDYDRIARIVPVAVRFLDNVIDINRFPTREIEQATKRTRKIGLGIMGFADMLIRLGIPYNSTKAITVAEEVMEFITGLAHEVSHQLAEERGVFPAYKGSSHETKGVTMRNACCTTIAPTGTLSIIAGVSSGIEPIFASVFVRNILDGENLLEINPYFEEVARERGFFNRELIEQLVLTNHLYQRTEIPEDVRKVFVTAHRVSPDWHVRLQAAFQRHTDNAVSKTVNFPKSAIREDIAKVFTMAFEQGLKGITVYRDNSRELQPLCTSDIGLQMVRDLFQAQA, from the coding sequence ATGGTCCTAGAGATAGTAAAAGAAGCCCGTCCCAGTTTGAGCCCTAACGCTAAGAGGGTACTGGAGAAGCGTTACCTGAGGCGCAACCGGAAGGGTGAGATCATCGAGACGCCGGAAGGAATGTTCCGAAGGGTAGCTGAAGCTGTAGCCTCAGCGGAACTCCTCTACGATGATACGACGAATGTCGATGCCGTTGCCGAAGAGTTCTACCGGGTTATGGCAGACCTTGAGTTCCTGCCCAACTCACCGACATTACTGAATGCCGGAACTGAAGCCGGTCAGTTGTCATCCTGTTTTGTACTGCCGGTGCCCGATTCAGTGGAAGAAACCTTTGACGCGGTGAAATATACCGCGCTGATCCATAAGAGCGGCGGCGGTATCGGGTTTAATGTGTCTCATATCAGATCCAAGGGCAGCGCGGTAGGTGAGCATCCGGATGCGGCTGGCGGGCCGGTGGCGCTGATTCATGTCTTTGCCGGGGCGGCTGACTATATCAGGCAGGGAGGAGTCAGACGCGGCTGCAACTCAGTAGTTTTAGCAGTAGACCACCCTGATATATTGGATTTTATAAATTCCAAGAACAACCCTCTGGCTTTAACCAACTTCTACAACTCGGTCTCAGTTACCGATGATTTTATGACCAAGGTCAAAGAGGGTAAGGATTATCCGCTGATTGACCCCTACACCGGCAGAGTAGCCGGATATTTGAATGCCAGAGAGGTCCTCAATCATATTGTTGACCAGGCCTGGCACACTGGAGACCCAGGACTGGTGTTCACCGACCGCATCAACCGTGATAATCCCACTCCGCAGCTGGGACGGCTGGAGACAATCACCGGCTGCGGTGAACAGGCGCTGTTAGATTATGAATCCTGCAATCTTGGCTCCATCAACCTGGTCAAGATGATCAAACCAACAGATGACGGGTTAGAGATAGATTACGACAGGATAGCCAGGATAGTGCCGGTAGCGGTGCGATTTCTGGATAACGTCATTGATATCAACCGCTTTCCGACCCGGGAGATTGAACAGGCGACCAAACGCACCAGAAAGATAGGTCTGGGCATTATGGGCTTTGCCGATATGCTTATCAGACTGGGCATCCCCTATAACTCAACCAAGGCGATTACGGTGGCTGAAGAGGTGATGGAGTTTATTACCGGCCTGGCACATGAAGTGTCTCATCAACTGGCTGAAGAGAGAGGTGTCTTCCCGGCCTATAAGGGCAGCAGCCACGAGACCAAGGGCGTGACCATGCGCAACGCCTGCTGTACCACCATCGCCCCCACCGGTACGCTGTCCATCATCGCCGGGGTATCTTCCGGTATAGAGCCGATCTTTGCCAGCGTGTTTGTCAGAAACATCCTGGATGGTGAGAACCTGCTGGAGATCAACCCCTATTTTGAGGAAGTGGCCAGGGAGCGGGGTTTCTTTAACCGGGAGCTTATAGAGCAACTGGTGTTGACCAACCACCTCTACCAGAGAACTGAGATTCCTGAGGATGTCAGGAAGGTATTTGTTACCGCGCACCGGGTGTCACCGGACTGGCACGTCAGACTGCAGGCGGCCTTCCAGAGACATACTGATAATGCGGTTTCGAAGACGGTGAACTTCCCCAAGAGCGCCATCAGAGAGGATATAGCAAAAGTATTCACCATGGCCTTTGAGCAGGGGCTTAAGGGCATCACGGTATACCGGGATAACAGCCGGGAACTGCAGCCGCTGTGCACCAGTGACATCGGGCTGCAAATGGTCAGAGATTTGTTCCAGGCGCAAGCATAG
- the kdpE gene encoding KdpE (DNA-binding response regulator KdpE) yields the protein MQILAVEASKADIEAMDSIFKVFWPGVSLVTEQTGQGALAVIGQQMPQLIILDLVVPGTDCFGLIKEIRLFSTVPLIVIDSERNESSLIRSFELGADDYITKPLRPLELLVRAKAIMRRVQGIDCSQYIVAGLLRLHASLHMAYLGEQEVRLTRTENIILRHLMENAGHTVTHSSLSQKIWGDDSTDASATLRVYIERLRKKLGDDPKNPALIQTETGLGYRLIKTNA from the coding sequence TTGCAGATTTTAGCGGTAGAAGCATCCAAAGCAGATATTGAGGCGATGGACTCGATATTTAAAGTTTTTTGGCCGGGTGTGTCATTGGTGACAGAACAAACCGGGCAAGGGGCTTTGGCCGTTATCGGACAGCAAATGCCGCAGTTAATTATCCTTGACCTTGTGGTACCAGGCACTGATTGTTTTGGTTTAATCAAAGAGATACGTTTATTTTCGACAGTGCCACTAATTGTTATCGACAGCGAGCGGAACGAATCCTCACTTATCAGATCATTTGAATTGGGTGCCGACGATTACATTACCAAGCCTTTACGTCCGCTGGAGTTACTGGTAAGAGCAAAAGCGATAATGCGACGGGTGCAAGGAATCGACTGCAGCCAATATATAGTTGCCGGATTGCTCCGGTTGCACGCTTCCTTACATATGGCATATTTAGGGGAACAGGAAGTACGCTTAACCCGAACTGAAAATATTATTTTACGCCATTTAATGGAAAATGCCGGGCATACGGTAACGCACAGCAGTCTGTCTCAAAAAATCTGGGGTGACGATTCGACCGATGCCTCAGCCACCCTCAGGGTTTATATTGAGCGGCTCAGGAAGAAGCTGGGTGATGACCCAAAAAACCCGGCACTGATCCAGACTGAAACCGGTCTGGGATACCGACTGATCAAAACAAACGCTTAA
- a CDS encoding aspartyl/glutamyl-tRNA(Asn/Gln) amidotransferase subunit B (aspartyl-tRNA(Asn) amidotransferase subunit B/glutamyl-tRNA(Gln) amidotransferase subunit B), with protein sequence METTTTKYQTVIGLEVHAQLATASKMYCRCASDYADAAPNTRVCPVCLGLPGVLPVINKRAVEFTMMTALALNCTIAPHSKFDRKNYPYPDLMKGYQISQYDQPIGLGGWLDVTVDGQVRRIGITRVHLEEDVAKLIHRDEPGGGHSLVDVNRSGVPLMEIVSEPDMREPEEARQYLMKLRTILRYLGVSVANMDEGSFRCDANISLRPVGQTKLYPKVEVKNMNSFRAVFRALEYEVVRQSKDYDAGITARQETRGWVDDRGQTVSQRSKEFAHDYRYFPEPDLPPLEIDSKWIDDIRSRLPELPEARQARFMQDYGLSDYDSSLLTSDRGTADYFEAVLSADMAVTPKDAANWVNGEVSRIMNADNIDIAAFCAKVSPAALADLIIVTGKGTISAATAKAVLLDMYTSGKAAADIITEKGLGQISDDSALRNMAADIIAANPAAVTDYNAGKEQSLKFLVGQMMKLSKGRANPAIAADIIQQKLKEG encoded by the coding sequence ATGGAAACGACAACTACCAAATACCAGACGGTCATCGGGCTGGAAGTTCACGCCCAATTGGCCACCGCCAGCAAGATGTATTGCCGCTGCGCTTCGGACTACGCCGACGCCGCGCCTAACACCCGCGTCTGCCCAGTGTGCCTCGGTTTACCCGGTGTACTGCCGGTTATCAACAAGCGCGCCGTGGAGTTCACCATGATGACTGCGCTGGCGCTTAACTGCACTATCGCGCCGCACAGCAAGTTCGACCGCAAGAACTACCCCTACCCTGACCTGATGAAAGGATACCAGATATCCCAGTATGACCAGCCCATCGGTCTTGGCGGCTGGCTGGATGTCACCGTGGACGGCCAGGTGCGCCGTATCGGCATCACCCGCGTCCACCTTGAGGAGGATGTAGCCAAACTAATCCACCGTGACGAACCTGGCGGCGGTCACTCTTTGGTGGACGTTAACCGTTCCGGCGTACCGCTGATGGAGATCGTCTCTGAACCGGACATGCGGGAACCGGAAGAAGCCCGGCAATATCTGATGAAACTGCGCACCATCCTGCGCTATCTGGGTGTTTCGGTTGCCAACATGGATGAAGGATCCTTCCGTTGTGATGCCAACATCTCATTGCGGCCCGTCGGCCAGACAAAACTTTATCCCAAAGTGGAAGTCAAGAACATGAACAGCTTCCGCGCCGTGTTCCGGGCGCTGGAATATGAGGTCGTTAGACAATCGAAGGATTACGACGCCGGTATAACCGCCAGGCAGGAGACCCGCGGCTGGGTCGATGACCGGGGCCAGACCGTTTCTCAGCGTTCCAAGGAATTCGCCCATGATTATCGCTATTTTCCGGAACCTGACCTGCCGCCGCTTGAAATAGACAGCAAATGGATCGATGACATCCGTTCAAGGTTGCCGGAGTTGCCGGAAGCCCGGCAAGCCCGCTTCATGCAGGATTACGGCCTTTCAGATTACGACTCCTCACTGCTTACTAGCGACCGCGGCACCGCTGATTACTTCGAGGCGGTTTTAAGCGCCGATATGGCCGTGACCCCCAAGGACGCTGCCAATTGGGTCAATGGTGAGGTCAGCCGCATCATGAACGCTGATAATATTGATATCGCCGCTTTCTGTGCCAAAGTATCTCCCGCTGCTCTCGCTGACCTGATCATCGTCACCGGCAAAGGTACAATAAGCGCAGCGACAGCCAAGGCTGTTCTCTTAGACATGTATACTTCCGGCAAAGCCGCCGCAGACATAATCACAGAAAAAGGACTAGGGCAGATCTCCGACGATTCAGCCCTCAGAAACATGGCCGCTGACATCATCGCTGCCAATCCGGCCGCCGTCACTGATTACAATGCCGGTAAAGAACAATCGCTCAAATTCCTAGTCGGGCAGATGATGAAGCTGTCCAAAGGCCGCGCCAACCCGGCCATCGCCGCCGATATTATTCAGCAGAAGCTCAAGGAAGGTTAA
- the secG gene encoding preprotein translocase SecG — protein sequence MLTFLLIAQIIIAITLGLSTLLQVRGGGLGGIFGQADTVFRTKRGLEKSLFQLTIALVVLFVLVSVWVLLII from the coding sequence ATGCTCACCTTTTTACTCATTGCCCAGATTATCATCGCCATCACCCTCGGCTTGTCCACTCTTCTTCAGGTGCGTGGAGGGGGCCTGGGTGGTATCTTCGGTCAGGCGGACACCGTCTTTCGCACCAAACGCGGTCTGGAGAAAAGCCTGTTTCAATTGACCATTGCTCTGGTGGTGTTGTTCGTTCTGGTGTCCGTCTGGGTACTGCTCATAATCTGA
- a CDS encoding tRNA (Guanine37-N1) -methyltransferase gives MRELMRIDILSLFPEMFGGPFGSSILKRAADKGLIDIKLHNIRDYTHDRHHVVDDTPYGGGAGMVMKPEPVFEAVETILEMSPVEPYIILLSPGGRLFNQSVATGLATKPRLVLIAGHYEGIDDRVKSIINDEISIGDYVLSGGELPAMVITDAVARLIPGVLGSDESHLEESHSQGVLEYPHFTRPSEFHGMTVPPVLLSGNHAEIARWRRRESLKRTLARRPELLENTELSSTDHRILEQLKNDLRSPNTEDA, from the coding sequence ATGAGGGAACTTATGCGCATTGATATATTGAGCCTGTTCCCGGAGATGTTTGGCGGACCTTTCGGATCTAGTATCCTGAAGCGTGCCGCCGACAAGGGTTTGATAGATATTAAGCTCCACAATATCCGCGACTACACCCATGACCGGCATCATGTGGTTGATGATACACCTTACGGCGGCGGTGCCGGTATGGTAATGAAACCGGAACCGGTCTTTGAGGCCGTGGAGACGATTCTGGAGATGTCCCCTGTCGAACCTTACATCATTCTGCTTTCACCTGGCGGACGCCTCTTTAATCAGTCTGTCGCCACCGGTTTGGCCACAAAGCCCCGCCTCGTCCTTATTGCCGGGCATTACGAGGGCATTGACGACAGGGTGAAGTCCATCATTAATGATGAGATCAGTATCGGCGACTATGTCCTTTCCGGGGGGGAATTGCCAGCGATGGTAATTACCGATGCGGTGGCGCGGTTGATACCGGGCGTCCTCGGATCGGATGAATCTCACCTCGAGGAATCCCACAGTCAGGGAGTGCTGGAGTACCCCCATTTCACTCGCCCGTCAGAATTCCACGGCATGACAGTACCACCGGTTCTGCTGTCCGGCAACCATGCTGAAATTGCCCGGTGGCGACGGCGCGAATCGTTAAAACGCACACTTGCGCGTCGGCCTGAACTGCTGGAAAATACCGAGCTTTCCAGTACCGATCACAGAATTCTAGAACAGTTGAAAAATGATCTTCGTTCACCAAACACCGAAGACGCTTAA
- the rplS gene encoding 50S ribosomal protein L19 yields the protein MRISELVPAMVKADFPEVSPGDTVKVHVKIVEGEKERIQLFQGVVLRVRSGGDGGNFTVRRISYGIGVERVFPFASPLVDKIEVVRHGRVRRAKLYYLRGLSGKAARIKERREPAAKSE from the coding sequence ATGAGGATTTCAGAACTGGTACCGGCGATGGTTAAAGCGGATTTCCCTGAAGTATCTCCAGGTGATACCGTTAAAGTTCACGTCAAAATCGTTGAAGGTGAAAAGGAACGCATCCAGCTCTTCCAAGGCGTGGTCTTGCGCGTTCGCTCCGGTGGTGACGGCGGCAATTTCACTGTCCGGCGCATTAGTTACGGTATCGGCGTGGAGCGCGTTTTTCCGTTCGCTTCACCACTGGTTGATAAAATAGAAGTAGTTCGCCATGGTAGAGTGCGCCGCGCCAAACTCTATTACCTCCGCGGGCTTTCCGGCAAGGCCGCCCGCATCAAAGAACGGCGTGAACCGGCCGCCAAGAGCGAGTAA